The Acidianus infernus genome window below encodes:
- a CDS encoding Lrp/AsnC family transcriptional regulator: MDQINKKILFYLLKDYRTSQRSIAKMIGISSPAVNYRIDKLIQDKVIKKVSLYVNPNFYGKYHAYVAFKNIKDWEGEYVFKVNCLEETNIYEIEGNTLDDLKKKIDIMSESLGYPRMIYIPKQQPYNPSNFDLKLVSIMKEEPTLDTMYLADKMKVSTKTIRRHIRYLYSRNFIRLIPEIDLTKAGLVMYAVFTHNVEIGRKFFSRQMFREISDNTAGIFVNIGDSLEEVKEEFFKFREFDKDADLMIAIDYSVS, encoded by the coding sequence ATGGATCAAATAAATAAGAAAATCTTGTTCTACCTATTAAAGGACTATAGAACATCACAAAGGTCAATAGCAAAAATGATAGGAATATCTTCTCCAGCAGTGAATTATAGGATAGATAAGTTAATCCAAGATAAGGTAATTAAGAAGGTGTCACTTTACGTTAATCCAAACTTTTATGGAAAATATCATGCGTATGTTGCTTTTAAGAATATAAAGGACTGGGAAGGAGAGTACGTATTTAAGGTAAATTGTCTAGAAGAGACAAATATTTACGAAATTGAAGGTAATACCCTAGATGATTTAAAGAAGAAAATTGATATTATGAGCGAGAGTTTAGGTTACCCAAGGATGATATATATTCCTAAACAACAGCCCTATAATCCTTCTAATTTCGACCTTAAGCTTGTCTCAATAATGAAAGAAGAACCTACTTTGGATACAATGTATTTAGCAGATAAGATGAAGGTATCTACTAAGACAATTAGGAGGCATATAAGGTACCTTTATTCCAGGAATTTCATTAGGCTAATTCCGGAAATTGACTTAACTAAGGCAGGATTAGTTATGTACGCTGTATTTACGCATAACGTAGAGATCGGTAGAAAATTCTTTTCAAGGCAAATGTTCAGGGAAATAAGTGATAATACTGCTGGAATATTTGTGAATATTGGAGATTCTTTAGAGGAAGTAAAAGAGGAGTTCTTTAAATTTAGAGAATTTGATAAGGACGCTGATTTAATGATTGCAATAGATTACTCTGTAAGTTAA
- a CDS encoding 3-isopropylmalate dehydratase large subunit, producing the protein MPQTLTEKILSRASGKEVSPGDVIEAKTDIVAFHDLTGYHVIEVMEKAGIEKVFDKSKIVIAFDHLAPPPDVRSAEIQVMIRKFVKKMGLPNFHDINFGIMHEVLLEKYALPGQVIVAADSHTTTSGAVGAFAQGMGASDIAAAVITGKTWLVVPTPFKVELKGSPGKWITGKDVALKLLQEFKADYFNGMSIEVYVENPSTFPMDYRATVSNMGIEMNADALMFIPDEETKNYIKTMRGYEPALVTPDPGAKYADEYTIELSKLEPLVAVPYSVDNVKTVNEVEGKEVDQVFIGSCTNGRLSDIEIAAKILKDKKVKTRCIAIPASYEMFRRAMDLGYIETLVNAGCIVTYGTCGPCLGGHFGVAGPGETIVSTSNRNFRGRMGSNDSKVYLANPAVAAASALEGKITDPRSIA; encoded by the coding sequence ATGCCCCAGACTCTTACAGAGAAAATTCTCAGCAGAGCTTCTGGAAAAGAAGTCTCGCCAGGTGACGTAATAGAAGCAAAAACTGACATAGTAGCATTTCACGACTTAACAGGATATCACGTAATAGAAGTCATGGAAAAAGCGGGAATTGAGAAAGTATTCGACAAAAGTAAAATAGTAATTGCGTTTGATCATTTAGCACCACCTCCTGACGTAAGGAGTGCAGAAATACAAGTAATGATAAGGAAATTTGTAAAAAAGATGGGATTACCTAACTTTCACGATATTAATTTCGGAATAATGCACGAAGTTTTGCTGGAAAAATATGCCTTGCCCGGTCAAGTAATAGTAGCCGCAGATAGTCACACCACGACATCCGGTGCTGTAGGAGCTTTTGCTCAAGGAATGGGAGCCTCAGACATTGCGGCAGCAGTAATTACTGGGAAAACGTGGCTAGTCGTTCCTACTCCCTTTAAAGTAGAATTAAAAGGTTCACCAGGGAAATGGATTACCGGGAAGGACGTAGCACTGAAGTTGCTACAAGAATTCAAGGCTGATTACTTTAACGGAATGTCGATAGAAGTTTACGTAGAAAACCCCTCTACATTCCCAATGGATTATAGAGCAACAGTATCAAACATGGGAATAGAAATGAACGCAGATGCATTAATGTTTATTCCTGATGAAGAGACTAAAAATTATATAAAGACAATGAGAGGATACGAACCCGCGTTAGTTACTCCTGATCCCGGAGCAAAATATGCTGACGAATACACGATAGAATTAAGTAAATTAGAACCATTAGTTGCCGTACCTTATAGCGTAGACAACGTAAAAACCGTTAATGAGGTTGAAGGTAAAGAAGTGGATCAAGTTTTCATAGGCTCTTGCACAAACGGTAGGTTAAGCGATATAGAAATTGCTGCAAAAATACTTAAGGATAAAAAAGTAAAGACTAGGTGCATAGCTATTCCTGCATCTTACGAAATGTTCAGGAGGGCAATGGACTTAGGTTACATAGAAACATTGGTCAATGCAGGCTGTATTGTAACTTACGGAACATGTGGTCCTTGCTTAGGTGGTCACTTCGGAGTAGCAGGGCCAGGAGAAACTATAGTTTCAACCAGCAATAGGAATTTTAGAGGTAGAATGGGAAGTAACGACTCTAAAGTCTACTTAGCTAATCCTGCAGTTGCAGCGGCTTCTGCATTAGAAGGGAAAATAACTGATCCGAGGTCGATAGCATGA
- a CDS encoding 3-isopropylmalate dehydratase small subunit, which produces MIIEGKVMKFGDKIDTDVIIPARYLKFTDPQYLAQHAMEPLDPEFYKKASSGVVIVAGKVFGMGSSREQAAIALKAAGVRAIIAESFARIFYRNAINNGLPVITLNDATKLIDEGEIVRINVETGEIEVNGRKYQGKGISGMALEILKSGGIMEYLKSEKF; this is translated from the coding sequence ATGATAATAGAAGGAAAAGTTATGAAGTTTGGAGACAAAATAGACACTGACGTTATAATACCTGCTAGATACTTAAAGTTTACTGACCCGCAATACTTAGCGCAACACGCAATGGAGCCTCTAGATCCAGAATTTTACAAGAAAGCTTCCTCAGGAGTAGTAATTGTAGCAGGAAAAGTTTTCGGAATGGGCTCATCTAGGGAACAGGCGGCAATAGCACTAAAGGCTGCAGGAGTTAGGGCAATAATTGCAGAGAGCTTTGCAAGGATATTCTATAGGAATGCAATAAATAATGGATTGCCAGTAATCACACTAAATGACGCTACAAAGTTAATAGACGAAGGAGAAATTGTAAGAATCAACGTTGAAACTGGAGAAATTGAAGTTAATGGAAGAAAATATCAAGGAAAAGGAATAAGCGGAATGGCGCTAGAGATTCTGAAGTCTGGAGGAATAATGGAATATTTAAAGTCTGAAAAATTCTAA
- the bluB gene encoding 5,6-dimethylbenzimidazole synthase has translation MDLYDAIKGRRDIRSYYKPDPIPDEVLAKILLAAHLAPSVGYSQPWNFIIIKDENIKRKVKEEVERQRLRYRELLDEGRRKLFDTIKIEGIMEAPINIAVTCDPSRFGPHVLGRITMPETCNYSTVLAIENLWLAARAENLGMGWVSFLDKNRIKEILGIPSNVEFIAYLTLGYVIKFPERPELEEKGWNYRLPLSEVVFEDRWGNKPNEKLLEKLNSAKI, from the coding sequence ATGGATCTCTACGATGCAATTAAAGGTAGGAGAGATATAAGGAGTTATTATAAACCAGATCCTATTCCTGATGAAGTTCTGGCAAAGATTTTATTAGCTGCTCACTTAGCTCCATCAGTGGGTTATTCTCAGCCATGGAATTTTATTATAATTAAAGATGAGAATATAAAAAGGAAAGTTAAGGAAGAAGTTGAAAGGCAGAGGCTAAGATATAGGGAGTTACTTGACGAAGGCAGGAGAAAATTATTCGATACTATTAAAATAGAAGGAATTATGGAGGCGCCGATAAATATTGCAGTGACGTGCGACCCTTCTAGATTCGGCCCTCACGTATTGGGAAGAATAACGATGCCGGAAACCTGCAATTATAGTACAGTCTTAGCAATAGAAAATCTTTGGTTAGCAGCAAGGGCAGAAAATTTAGGAATGGGTTGGGTTAGTTTTCTGGATAAAAATAGAATAAAGGAGATTCTTGGCATTCCTTCAAATGTGGAATTTATAGCGTATCTAACGTTAGGCTATGTTATAAAATTTCCTGAAAGACCGGAGTTAGAAGAAAAAGGTTGGAATTATAGATTGCCTTTATCAGAGGTAGTATTTGAGGATAGATGGGGCAATAAACCTAACGAAAAACTCTTGGAAAAATTGAATTCTGCTAAGATTTAG
- a CDS encoding AIR synthase family protein: protein MLGKIDRKTFEEVIYPHLGEIHEEVIIPPMNGVDTGAIEIDEKRVMVVKTDPVFIVPQFGFKKAAWFAVHILASDVMTSGIPPRYAMIDLNLPPSMTDEQFKEMWIGMHEAMKEIGVMVTAGHTGRYEGVDYPMLGGFSMIGIGEKEKLGSPKKVKEGDVVIVTKGPAIEATALLVNLYPQYFKERLPSEVFKEAYDMYWKMSCWKDGLIASKIGIHLMHYATEGGLWNALVEVSEVTKKRIRIFEDKLFINKAVKEVTSLVNIDPWISISEGTMIIITDKAEVKDALLKEGIEAEIIGRVEEGEEGVYLGNKRIEKPTEDPFWRAFFDLQKKAS, encoded by the coding sequence ATGTTAGGAAAAATAGATAGGAAAACGTTTGAGGAAGTAATTTATCCTCACCTTGGAGAAATTCACGAGGAAGTAATTATCCCACCCATGAATGGTGTTGACACTGGTGCTATAGAAATAGACGAGAAGAGGGTAATGGTTGTTAAAACCGATCCAGTATTTATTGTGCCTCAATTTGGATTTAAAAAAGCGGCATGGTTTGCAGTTCACATATTAGCAAGCGATGTAATGACCTCTGGAATTCCGCCGAGATATGCAATGATAGATCTTAACTTGCCTCCTTCAATGACAGATGAGCAATTCAAGGAAATGTGGATAGGTATGCATGAGGCTATGAAAGAAATAGGAGTTATGGTTACAGCTGGCCATACGGGGAGATATGAGGGAGTCGATTACCCAATGTTAGGCGGTTTCTCAATGATAGGCATAGGGGAGAAAGAAAAACTAGGCTCTCCTAAAAAAGTGAAGGAAGGCGATGTTGTAATAGTAACTAAAGGTCCGGCAATTGAAGCCACTGCTCTGCTAGTTAATTTATATCCTCAGTATTTTAAGGAGAGGTTGCCCTCAGAGGTTTTTAAAGAAGCTTATGACATGTATTGGAAGATGAGCTGTTGGAAGGACGGATTAATTGCAAGTAAAATAGGAATTCATTTAATGCACTATGCAACCGAGGGAGGATTATGGAATGCACTAGTTGAAGTTTCAGAAGTGACGAAGAAGAGAATAAGGATTTTTGAGGACAAGTTATTTATAAATAAGGCTGTAAAGGAAGTAACGTCTTTAGTTAATATTGATCCTTGGATATCCATAAGCGAAGGTACAATGATTATAATAACTGATAAGGCGGAAGTTAAGGACGCGCTCTTAAAGGAAGGAATTGAGGCAGAAATAATTGGGAGAGTGGAAGAAGGAGAAGAAGGAGTTTACTTAGGTAATAAAAGGATAGAAAAACCTACTGAAGACCCATTCTGGAGGGCATTCTTCGATTTGCAGAAAAAGGCTTCTTAA
- a CDS encoding GIY-YIG nuclease family protein produces the protein MIRYKGYVAFFYCDKDVNIIVNRKNEFELKKGYYAYVGSCGLHCDKRISRHISGEEKMKKHWHVDYISSICIPLGVIVLPLSEKEIVSRLSSLPGIKGFGNTDDKTSLTHLFRSSIEEVMERIFLS, from the coding sequence ATGATAAGGTATAAAGGTTATGTGGCCTTCTTTTACTGTGATAAGGACGTAAATATAATTGTGAATAGAAAGAATGAGTTTGAATTAAAGAAAGGTTACTACGCATACGTCGGATCTTGCGGCCTTCACTGCGATAAGAGAATATCGAGGCATATATCCGGAGAGGAAAAAATGAAGAAACATTGGCACGTAGATTATATTTCGTCAATTTGTATTCCTTTAGGAGTTATTGTATTACCACTTTCGGAAAAAGAAATAGTTAGTAGGTTATCATCCTTGCCTGGCATAAAAGGATTTGGAAACACTGATGACAAAACTTCACTAACTCACCTTTTCCGTTCGTCAATAGAGGAGGTTATGGAAAGAATATTTTTATCTTAA
- a CDS encoding peptide-N4-asparagine amidase, giving the protein MNKKKIIPILSSLLFFVLIFSIVVPSTAETAPEIYKPVFPLNITISKSAIPFTQDPAFYSFEAYHIIPPNVTPIVVTIAKNLIFNDTGLKPYYERVYIPPGNYSLEILNVTIREFNGAQYDRCAYVYADGIPIFWGSTQEINNSTAEADVTLFENLLQGNVTFELVIQNYYDAKIGITGLYEMNVTLYLYPGQKPQGLPNGFIPIFVNATCEHICYNYSYVILYPGMPAKTQEIQIPNGTYRMMALIYEKGGGNDEFWYACEPATRPILVYYDNLLAGVVNPYETIYTGGIDLFYWKPLTSINTLSFHSPYIIDLTPFLALGNKANITVCVYNLITAYEITQSMAHDWDIAGVILLWVNESNPMICGKLNVAKHEFIDSGPMFFPVFFGECYLEDGHYYLDYSAELKFEHGTENSQVIQKGFYCARQKLSFVYEYAFLDEKFMEKAVESGMYNATLCYDVNYPITLNFDAVEVPITNPHVIPFNLTYEQNGTISLGLDYYMKWTFGDYCHEVNTIESLYSIGGFGGIIEIINSYGGAVLVKLTSNYAMTVKNLTSNWLVNGEGFKETFSAEGLQNSTVNLNGYYVYVKESFSSIGSSDPPLQYNIANEIIQIINYRLLELEI; this is encoded by the coding sequence ATGAATAAGAAGAAAATAATTCCAATCTTATCTTCTTTATTATTTTTTGTCCTTATATTTTCAATAGTAGTCCCAAGTACAGCAGAAACTGCTCCAGAGATTTATAAGCCAGTATTTCCATTAAATATAACAATATCTAAGTCTGCAATACCATTTACACAAGATCCAGCATTTTACTCATTTGAGGCATATCATATAATTCCACCAAACGTAACTCCTATAGTAGTAACTATAGCCAAAAACCTAATATTTAACGATACAGGGCTTAAACCTTATTATGAAAGAGTTTACATACCACCGGGTAATTACAGCCTGGAAATACTTAATGTTACAATAAGAGAATTTAATGGTGCGCAGTATGATAGATGCGCTTATGTTTACGCTGACGGCATACCAATATTCTGGGGCTCAACTCAGGAAATTAATAACTCCACAGCGGAGGCCGACGTGACCTTATTCGAGAATCTGTTACAAGGGAATGTAACTTTTGAACTCGTAATCCAAAATTATTACGATGCTAAGATAGGAATTACTGGATTATATGAAATGAACGTTACGTTATACTTATATCCTGGGCAGAAACCTCAAGGCTTACCTAACGGATTCATACCAATATTTGTCAACGCTACATGCGAACATATCTGCTATAATTATTCTTACGTTATACTCTATCCAGGGATGCCTGCAAAAACCCAAGAAATTCAAATACCTAACGGTACTTACAGAATGATGGCACTAATTTATGAAAAAGGAGGAGGTAACGACGAATTCTGGTATGCTTGTGAACCTGCAACCAGGCCAATTCTAGTATACTATGATAACTTGCTTGCTGGAGTAGTTAATCCGTATGAGACAATATATACTGGTGGAATAGATTTATTCTATTGGAAGCCTTTGACCTCTATAAATACTCTGTCCTTCCATTCACCATATATAATAGATTTAACACCATTCTTAGCCCTTGGTAACAAGGCAAACATTACTGTATGTGTTTATAATTTAATTACAGCGTACGAAATAACTCAATCTATGGCCCATGATTGGGACATTGCTGGAGTAATCTTATTATGGGTAAATGAAAGCAATCCGATGATTTGCGGTAAATTAAATGTTGCAAAGCACGAATTTATTGACTCGGGCCCAATGTTCTTCCCAGTATTCTTTGGAGAATGTTACTTAGAGGATGGACATTACTATTTAGACTATTCTGCAGAACTGAAATTTGAACATGGAACGGAGAATTCTCAAGTAATTCAAAAAGGATTTTACTGTGCAAGGCAAAAGCTCAGTTTCGTTTATGAATATGCTTTCTTAGATGAGAAGTTTATGGAGAAAGCTGTTGAAAGTGGCATGTACAATGCTACGCTCTGCTATGACGTAAATTATCCTATTACTCTTAACTTTGACGCTGTGGAAGTTCCTATAACTAATCCTCACGTCATTCCATTCAATTTAACTTATGAGCAAAACGGTACAATATCATTAGGGTTAGATTATTATATGAAATGGACATTTGGAGACTATTGCCACGAAGTTAATACTATAGAAAGCCTATACAGCATAGGAGGGTTTGGAGGAATTATAGAAATAATAAATAGTTATGGAGGAGCAGTGCTCGTTAAACTGACTTCAAACTATGCTATGACAGTAAAGAACTTGACTTCAAATTGGCTCGTTAACGGTGAAGGGTTCAAAGAGACTTTCTCAGCCGAGGGACTACAGAATAGTACTGTAAACCTTAACGGTTATTATGTATACGTGAAGGAGTCCTTCAGTAGTATAGGTTCTTCAGATCCGCCCTTACAATACAACATAGCTAACGAAATAATTCAAATTATTAACTACAGGCTACTTGAGTTAGAAATTTAA
- a CDS encoding S53 family peptidase codes for MKSALVFLLVFIIFLSSVTGGIEIVYSQTAKNCYIAPEINGTPLGKLPSNTPIYINIFLPPKNMNELLLLMQEEYHGQVHLSRQQIINEFGDQEKINEISSYLKSNGFNVVFTTPFSLMAEAPAFKVNALFETQLYLYKNGQEIFYKPYSKPNIPPALQNVLIGGLTNYTAVKTQYLVLGKLVDGVLKPTNSSKQVPLGLNFAYTMYSPQDLEGAYNVTGPEGKNVTVAIIDAWGDPLICQDIQEFDQEFHLPPANLTIVPIGPYKPIFGLFTGWYIETALDVEAVHTMAPYAHIELVLSHGCLFCDILQAIIYIVSADNAQVVDMSFGAPENEFTASGMYAYYEGFPIVNYPLVNYYFELGSAEGITFIGASGDQGAYEGTYTTFGGVVFPSSSPFVLSVGGTSLYPQITSGYIASMNSTAVYGYENAWSVLPQYLGVGTSTVASGGGYSTFFPAPYWQASITKSDTRATPDVSADANPYTGFITIVLGNKEVIGGTSLSTQLWGGVIADIDSYIGRPLGLVAPILYSIYENSTLYQEAFHEVTQGFNGKYLAHAGYNLVTGLGTPNVGVLEEVIKDYLSSHPELEISLSTCEPGFTMPWYCYCTTFRIVAEISYPNGTIVTSGNFNAYIYTLKGFLASVPLKYNGTYWVGNFTISKGDPANCWTIVVNGTAGGLSGISQVDIDVGYSFNIISPPEGIIPPNAPVRFCVCIYNPEGQPVINTTVTMTMLYHGKVVSVTPLVHTRHYGDYRGTLILLYPQPEGTYIIEANNTCGFAYEWEYFGLVVYGAVIPPINDGMTSAYPGENITVIGFIFNPCFQGIFNATAYAELISLNGKIIAKVPMTLAPDKTILGVYNLFEFHIANITIPNNVTPGYYKVVITSYLHSIFGPCYGNFTTFIYISNSSLSYQVKSVSEVYEGQCIKVFANITYSNGTEVKYGEFTAGFIPAELNFEQLLVEFYAGVPMQYNSTLGEWEAVYQIPSILNEQCTIYKGDPIQSLSGFWDVVIEGTSASGENIITGYSYFDVLPYTYIGSKIITPQNVSKVPLLIFNGTNYILQGIYSPSITIECLHGLVVKCSEIGFVDSINSTLIVERSELASIHAISSSLCLIQDTIGHVINASALNLVKSNATLVSTVIEDSKYAFNITCSKVNLEGVYYKNVMEVTNLPTPTIVAYSPINVTTSSSTIQFNISGKNLKVIGAYIDGKLVSFTSEATSNGVLVTVPFNASIEPSGAYYITIEVCDGLEYNLSAVIFNSYHEVVDAQISSSLSHDVSSLRSSLTTGEILGSIGIVLGIIAIFLFIFKGRGEKK; via the coding sequence ATGAAAAGTGCATTAGTCTTTCTGTTAGTCTTTATAATATTTTTAAGTAGTGTAACAGGAGGTATCGAAATAGTTTATTCCCAAACCGCCAAGAATTGCTATATTGCTCCAGAAATTAATGGCACCCCTCTAGGTAAGCTTCCTTCAAATACTCCTATTTATATAAATATATTCCTACCACCAAAGAATATGAATGAATTATTACTTTTAATGCAAGAAGAATATCACGGTCAGGTACATTTAAGTAGACAACAGATAATAAATGAATTTGGAGATCAAGAAAAAATTAACGAAATTTCATCCTATTTGAAATCTAATGGATTTAACGTAGTATTTACTACGCCATTCTCCTTAATGGCAGAAGCACCAGCATTTAAGGTTAATGCGTTATTTGAAACTCAGCTTTACTTATATAAAAATGGACAAGAAATATTTTACAAACCGTATAGTAAACCTAATATTCCTCCTGCCCTCCAGAATGTTTTAATAGGTGGTTTAACTAATTATACTGCCGTAAAAACTCAGTATTTAGTCTTAGGAAAATTAGTCGACGGAGTCTTAAAGCCTACTAATTCATCTAAACAAGTTCCATTAGGCTTAAATTTTGCTTATACTATGTATTCTCCACAAGATCTTGAAGGAGCTTATAATGTTACCGGTCCAGAAGGTAAGAACGTTACTGTAGCAATCATTGATGCTTGGGGAGACCCACTAATCTGTCAAGATATTCAAGAATTTGATCAAGAATTTCACCTGCCTCCGGCTAATTTAACTATAGTTCCTATAGGTCCATATAAACCAATATTTGGATTATTTACTGGTTGGTATATAGAAACAGCATTAGATGTAGAAGCTGTTCACACAATGGCTCCGTATGCTCATATAGAACTCGTTTTATCTCATGGATGTCTCTTCTGCGATATTCTTCAAGCTATAATATACATAGTTTCCGCGGATAATGCACAAGTAGTAGACATGAGCTTTGGAGCTCCAGAGAACGAATTTACGGCTAGCGGAATGTACGCATATTATGAAGGATTTCCTATTGTCAATTATCCTTTAGTAAACTATTACTTTGAACTGGGTAGTGCAGAAGGGATAACCTTTATAGGAGCCTCTGGTGATCAAGGTGCATACGAAGGAACTTACACAACTTTTGGAGGAGTAGTATTTCCATCTTCGTCGCCTTTTGTATTATCAGTTGGTGGTACTTCATTATATCCGCAAATAACTTCTGGTTACATTGCTTCAATGAACTCTACTGCAGTTTATGGCTATGAAAACGCTTGGAGTGTATTACCGCAGTATTTAGGTGTAGGCACTTCAACTGTAGCTTCTGGCGGGGGTTATAGCACTTTCTTCCCAGCTCCTTACTGGCAGGCTTCTATTACTAAGTCAGATACTAGGGCGACTCCAGATGTATCCGCAGATGCCAATCCTTATACTGGGTTTATAACTATAGTACTGGGTAATAAAGAGGTAATTGGGGGTACTAGCTTATCTACCCAGCTATGGGGTGGCGTAATAGCGGATATTGACTCTTACATAGGGCGGCCATTAGGCCTAGTTGCCCCAATTCTTTATTCTATATATGAGAATTCTACACTTTATCAAGAGGCATTCCACGAGGTCACTCAAGGATTTAATGGGAAATATTTAGCTCATGCAGGCTATAACTTAGTTACTGGATTAGGTACGCCTAATGTAGGCGTTCTAGAAGAAGTAATAAAGGATTACCTAAGTTCTCACCCAGAATTGGAAATTTCACTAAGCACCTGCGAACCAGGCTTTACCATGCCATGGTATTGTTATTGTACTACTTTCCGTATAGTAGCTGAGATAAGTTATCCGAACGGAACAATAGTAACTAGTGGAAATTTCAATGCTTACATTTACACTCTTAAAGGCTTCTTGGCTAGTGTACCTTTAAAGTATAACGGAACGTATTGGGTAGGCAATTTCACAATAAGTAAAGGAGACCCTGCAAATTGTTGGACTATAGTAGTTAATGGGACTGCAGGAGGATTATCTGGAATATCGCAAGTAGATATAGATGTTGGATATTCTTTCAATATAATATCTCCTCCAGAGGGTATAATACCTCCAAACGCTCCTGTGAGATTTTGTGTATGTATTTATAATCCAGAAGGTCAACCTGTAATAAATACTACGGTTACTATGACAATGTTATATCATGGTAAGGTAGTTTCAGTCACTCCTTTAGTCCATACTAGGCATTACGGCGATTATCGTGGAACGTTAATATTGTTATATCCTCAACCTGAAGGGACTTACATTATTGAAGCTAATAATACTTGCGGTTTTGCCTATGAATGGGAGTATTTTGGGCTAGTTGTTTACGGTGCTGTAATACCTCCAATAAATGATGGAATGACTTCTGCTTACCCAGGAGAAAATATTACTGTAATAGGCTTCATTTTCAATCCTTGTTTTCAAGGGATATTTAATGCAACGGCTTATGCAGAATTAATTTCACTTAATGGAAAAATAATAGCAAAAGTTCCTATGACATTAGCCCCAGATAAAACAATTCTAGGAGTTTATAATCTATTTGAGTTTCATATAGCAAATATTACGATTCCTAATAATGTAACTCCAGGTTACTATAAGGTAGTAATAACTTCCTACTTACATAGCATATTTGGACCATGCTATGGTAACTTCACCACGTTCATTTATATTAGCAATTCTAGCTTATCATATCAAGTTAAGAGCGTTTCAGAGGTTTATGAAGGCCAATGCATTAAGGTATTTGCTAATATAACTTATTCTAATGGCACTGAAGTAAAGTACGGAGAATTTACAGCTGGATTTATTCCAGCAGAATTAAACTTCGAACAGCTATTGGTGGAATTTTATGCAGGAGTTCCAATGCAATATAATTCGACTTTAGGTGAATGGGAAGCAGTTTACCAAATTCCTTCTATATTAAATGAACAATGTACAATTTATAAAGGCGATCCAATTCAGAGTTTATCTGGTTTCTGGGATGTGGTAATAGAGGGAACATCAGCTAGTGGTGAGAATATAATAACTGGTTATTCATATTTTGATGTGCTACCATATACATATATAGGTAGTAAGATAATTACTCCACAAAATGTTAGTAAGGTTCCACTGCTAATATTTAATGGCACTAACTATATTTTACAAGGAATATATAGCCCTAGTATAACGATAGAATGCTTACATGGTCTCGTGGTTAAATGTTCTGAAATTGGTTTTGTGGATTCAATTAACTCTACATTAATAGTTGAGAGATCAGAGTTAGCATCCATTCATGCTATATCCTCTTCCTTATGTTTAATACAAGACACAATAGGACATGTAATTAATGCGTCTGCATTAAATTTGGTGAAGTCTAACGCGACTTTAGTTTCCACTGTGATTGAAGATTCTAAGTATGCATTTAATATTACATGCAGTAAGGTTAACCTTGAGGGAGTGTATTATAAGAACGTTATGGAAGTAACAAACTTGCCTACTCCAACAATAGTAGCCTATTCTCCAATTAATGTAACTACTTCATCATCGACAATACAATTCAATATATCTGGAAAGAATTTGAAAGTTATAGGGGCTTATATAGATGGAAAATTAGTCAGTTTTACTTCAGAAGCTACATCCAATGGTGTACTAGTTACTGTTCCGTTTAATGCTAGTATAGAACCATCTGGAGCTTATTACATTACAATAGAAGTATGCGATGGGCTCGAGTACAATTTATCAGCTGTGATATTTAATTCATATCATGAAGTAGTAGACGCTCAAATTTCGTCATCTTTATCTCATGACGTCTCTTCATTGCGTTCATCCTTAACTACTGGGGAAATATTAGGATCAATAGGTATAGTCCTTGGTATAATAGCTATATTTTTATTTATATTTAAAGGAAGAGGTGAGAAAAAATGA